Proteins found in one Triticum urartu cultivar G1812 chromosome 4, Tu2.1, whole genome shotgun sequence genomic segment:
- the LOC125553825 gene encoding agamous-like MADS-box protein AGL65, translating to MGRVKLKIKKLENTSGRQVTYSKRRSGILKKAKELSILCDIDLILLMFSPSGRPTICVGDKSPIDEVIAKYAQQTPQERAKRKLESLEALKKTFKKLDHDVNIQDFLGSGGQTVEELSSHLGALQCQMADVQKRLSYWSDPEKVENIDHIRAMEQSLKESLNRIGIHKENFAKQHLMGLQCAAAQFQNEMQLPLGLTGDPNPSSWFHSGGGSDGQPAMMLPEDPSLLHQRDIGCSTSTSLQSYPGYFSMSKQSTDTAGGEQQHQQAAAVHQHQHQQPEFSQGDCLTSLHLGAQFPYQSAFDHASLLNDRLFRPDMELHVDNAAASAMDFVGGHYEMPRPGDEASFQNWASAACGATMYDHQQQQPSAQLIVQNMTESLTVSSLQQQL from the exons ATGGGGAGGGTGAAGCTCAAGATCAAGAAGCTGGAGAACACCAGCGGGCGGCAGGTGACATATTCTAAGCGGCGGTCAGGGATTCTCAAGAAGGCCAAAGAGTTATCCATTCTTTGTGATATCGATCTCATTCTTCTCATGTTTTCCCCCAGTGGAAGGCCTACCATATGCGTCGGCGACAAAAG CCCCATAGACGAAGTCATTGCAAAGTATGCACAACAAACTCCTCAGGAAAGGGCTAAAAG GAAGCTGGAGAGTTTAGAA GCACTAAAGAAGACATTCAAGAAGCTAGACCATGATGTCAACATTCAGGACTTCTTAGGCTCCGG GGGTCAGACGGTCGAG GAATTATCTAGTCATCTTGGCGCATTGCAATGTCAAATGGCAGATGTTCAAAAGCGTCTCAG TTATTGGAGCGATCCCGAGAAGGTTGAGAATATAGACCATATAAGAGCGATGGAGCAATCTCTCAAAGAATCTCTTAATCGCATCGGCATTCATAAG GAGAACTTTGCAAAGCAGCATCTGATGGGCCTACAGTGCGCTGCTGCTCAG TTCCAGAACGAGATGCAGCTACCTCTGGGGCTAACCGGTGACCCGAACCCTTCGTCGTGGTTCcacagcggcggcggcagcgatGGACAGCCGGCCATGATGTTACCTGAAGACCCCAGCTTGCTCCATCAGAG GGACATCGGGTGCTCGACGAGCACGTCGCTGCAGAGCTACCCGGGCTACTTCAGCATGAGCAAGCAGTCGACGGACACCGCCGGGGGCGAGCAGCAGCACCAGCAGGCAGCGGCGGTACATCAGCACCAGCACCAGCAGCCGGAGTTCAGCCAGGGCGACTGCCTGACGTCACTGCATCTCGGCGCGCAGTTCCCGTACCAGTCCGCCTTCGACCACGCCAGCCTCCTCAACGACAGGCTCTTCAGGCCGGACATGGAGCTGCACGTCGACAACGCGGCGGCCTCGGCCATGGACTTCGTCGGCGGCCACTATGAGATGCCGAGGCCCGGCGACGAGGCCAGCTTCCAGAACTGGGCATCGGCGGCATGCGGCGCCACCATGTACGATcaccagcagcagcagccatCTGCCCAA CTTATTGTTCAGAACATGACTGAATCCCTGACCGTCAGCTCCCTGCAGCAGCAACTCTGA